A genomic window from Clostridium aceticum includes:
- the thiF gene encoding sulfur carrier protein ThiS adenylyltransferase ThiF, whose amino-acid sequence MKILLNEEPVYIEEDLTAFKLKDQVKEDADVVILNGFIIKEDMLLKEGDSVSFIKKGEIPSHEELEALLVARHTPGVHEKVKKAAVGIAGLGGLGSNIAISLARVGIGKLVLIDFDVVEPSNLNRQQYFVSHIGMPKTEAIKEIISLINPFVNVEIKNLYLDAGNIQDCFAGVDIIAEAFDNPLCKAELVNTVLEKLPQTPIVAASGMAGYFSSNTVQTKKVMHNLYLVGDEVSEAKPGCGLMAPRVAIAANHQANMVLRLILEEREV is encoded by the coding sequence ATGAAGATTCTTTTAAACGAGGAGCCAGTATATATAGAAGAGGACTTGACAGCTTTTAAACTAAAAGATCAGGTAAAAGAAGATGCGGATGTTGTTATTCTTAATGGTTTCATCATTAAAGAAGATATGTTGTTAAAGGAAGGGGACAGTGTGAGTTTTATTAAAAAAGGTGAGATCCCCAGTCATGAGGAGTTGGAAGCCCTCTTGGTGGCTAGACACACCCCAGGCGTACATGAAAAAGTGAAAAAGGCTGCTGTAGGTATTGCAGGGCTAGGGGGCTTGGGCTCAAATATAGCCATTTCTTTAGCAAGAGTAGGTATAGGAAAGCTAGTATTGATAGACTTTGATGTGGTGGAGCCTAGCAATTTAAACAGGCAGCAGTACTTTGTAAGCCATATAGGGATGCCGAAAACAGAGGCGATAAAGGAGATCATCTCTCTTATCAATCCTTTTGTAAATGTGGAGATAAAGAACCTTTATCTTGATGCAGGAAATATCCAAGACTGTTTTGCAGGGGTGGACATTATTGCGGAGGCCTTTGACAATCCTTTGTGTAAAGCAGAGTTAGTAAACACAGTATTAGAAAAACTTCCCCAAACACCTATTGTAGCTGCCTCTGGTATGGCAGGATATTTTTCCAGTAATACAGTTCAAACAAAAAAAGTGATGCATAACCTTTACTTAGTGGGGGACGAAGTTTCAGAAGCAAAGCCAGGTTGTGGGTTGATGGCACCAAGGGTAGCAATAGCAGCCAATCATCAAGCAAATATGGTTTTAAGATTGATTTTAGAAGAAAGAGAAGTTTAA
- the thiS gene encoding sulfur carrier protein ThiS has translation MIINGKEMNLPGGLTIIELLEKLNLHKDRVVVEVNYEIVAKEQYVETILNAGDQVEIVSFVGGG, from the coding sequence ATGATTATCAATGGTAAGGAAATGAATTTGCCAGGAGGTCTCACAATTATAGAACTGCTAGAAAAACTTAACTTACATAAAGATAGAGTTGTGGTAGAAGTCAATTATGAAATTGTTGCAAAGGAACAGTATGTTGAAACCATTTTAAATGCAGGAGATCAAGTAGAAATTGTAAGCTTTGTTGGAGGCGGATAA
- a CDS encoding ACT domain-containing protein, with translation MKAFISVVGEDKIGIIHGVTSVLKKSSVNVLDINQTLLQNNFAMVMLVDLEKMTIDFKQLKDDLADAGKEIGVAIKIQHEDIFNTMHNI, from the coding sequence ATGAAAGCATTTATTAGTGTAGTAGGTGAAGATAAAATTGGTATCATTCATGGCGTAACCTCTGTATTGAAAAAAAGCAGTGTGAATGTTTTAGACATCAATCAAACACTGCTTCAAAATAATTTTGCCATGGTAATGTTGGTGGACCTTGAAAAAATGACCATCGATTTTAAACAGCTTAAAGACGACTTAGCTGATGCTGGCAAAGAAATAGGTGTTGCTATCAAAATCCAGCATGAAGATATCTTCAATACCATGCATAATATCTAA